ATCAGCAGCATCTCGCAATCCATCACCAACAAAATTGAATGCTAGAACAACAACTAAAACAAATATTGCCGGACTTAATAACCACGGGGTATGAGCGATGGCCGGGATATTCTGCGCATCTTTCAGCAATACCCCCCAGCTAATCGCTGGGGATTGTAATCCTAATCCAATGAAACTTAATGCAGTTTCTCCGAGGATCATTCCGGGAATAGCTAACGTCATCACCGCAATGATATGACTATAAAACGAAGGAAGTAAATATTTAAAGATAATTCGTAGTGTGGAAGCGCCATCTAATCGAGCTGCCATAACAAAATCTTCTTCCCGTAACGCCATGAATTTTCCGCGTACCACTCGCGCTAACGATGTCCAACCAATCAACGAAAGAATGATAATAATGCCAAAATAAATTTTTACCATTGACCAATACGGCGGTAATGCCGCAGATAATCCCATCCATAACGGTAAACTCGGAATCCCCATAATAAACTCGATGATTCGCTGAATGACACGGTCAATCCATCCGCCATAATATCCTGAAATTCCGCCAATGATTATTCCTAATAAAAAACTTATACCAATTCCTAATAGACCGACCGTTAACGAAATCCGGCTGCCGTAAAATATCCTCGAGAGTAAACATCTTCCGGCTTTATCAGTTCCTAAAAGATATATCGGCTGCGAGGCTATCCCAGTTCCAAATAAATGTCGGGAACATTTGAACAATCCCCATAATTTATATTCATCACCGCGAACAAAAAAATATATCGGAATTCGCTGGTGATAGTTGATAAGATATTTTTCTCGATAGGTTACCGGATCTCGAGTCATGGTCATCGGATAGACAAACGGTCGAAAATGAAATTTACCATTCGTATCAATAAAATGGATTCCTTGTGGCGGGGCATTGAGATACGCAATATTGCGTTTCCGTGGGTCATTAGGAGATAAAAACTCACACAAAGCTGCTATACCATAGAAGATGAGTAAAATAATACTAGCCACCACTGCCATTTTATGGCTCAAAAACTTCCAGCGAATTAACTGCCACTGGGAAGCCATGAATATTTTTTCGTCTTTATTCGATTTCATCCTAATGCTTTGTACTTCATCCTTGAGTTATACCGATTCACGGATCCGTGGATCGACCCAAGCAAGTAATAAATCGGAAATTAAGGTTCCGATAACTGTCAACGAACTTAACACCATTACAATACTACCTGCTAGAAACATATCCTGATTCATCAGCGCTTCGAGCATAATCGGCGCGAGCGTTGGTAATCCGAGAACTAACGAAATGAGTAGTTCACCACCAACCAGTGCGGGAAGTATCCAACCAATAGTACTAATTGCCGGATTTATTGCTATTCTAAACGGATATTTATAGAGCAGTTTTCTTTCCGATAACCCTTTAGCTCGGGCAACCATGACATACGGTTTTTGCAGTTCATCAAGTAGATTTGCCCGAATCGTTCGAATTAATCCTGCGGTCCCATGTAAGCCTAATATGATTGCCGGTAGCCAGAGATGTTTCAGCAAATCGATGAATTTCGCCAAACTCCATGGTGCGGAAACATATTCCGGTGAAAAAAGACCTATTGCGACTTTACCGGTATTAATAAAGTATAGCCATAATAGAATGATGGCTAAAACAAACCCAGGAATTGAAATGCCAATAAATCCGAGAAACGTAAAGATATAATCCCGAATTGAATATTGATGGGTTGCCGAAAAAACTCCGATGGGTAAACCAATGAGCCATACAAAACAAAACGCACATACGGTTATCGTTACACTCCACGGTAATCGCTCTAATATAATCTTGCTCACCGGTTTATTGTATAACAACGATTGCCCTAAATCCCCATGCAGAATTCCGATGAACCATTTTGCATACCGTACATACAACGGTTCCCCTAATCCATACCGTTCCCGTAGTGCAGCAACGACATCATCGTTCACCTGTTCTCCTAGACTAGCTAATTGCGCAACATATGAAGTTACAAAATCACCCGGTGGCAACTCAATAACCGCAAACGAGACCATGGATATCGCCAATAACGTCGGGACCATTAATACAATTCGGCGTACAATATATCGAAACATAATCTCCTCACCTGCCTAAAGCAGACAAACTCCAAAATCCAAGATTCGAAATGAACATATCAATAGAATGTTCCAATAACGAAATCATAAATTTTAACTTTTAAACTATTCAGAGCTTCGATATTAGAATTATGAATTATTAAGTGTTTCGGATTTCGATATTCGCATTTAATTTTTTAATTGGTTTATTTTAAACCATGACGCTGGGTGATAATAAATAAAATTACCGTCATATAAGCCGGTTTCAGGAACGTTACGCATCGTATTGTGAATGACGAGAAATCGTCCCGTACTCAGTGGTGGTTCGTTAACAATACCGATATCCCATAAATTTTCTGCGCGAATTTTGAATGCGAGTTTATTTAACGCAATCCGTTTATCCATATTTGGTTCGGCTCGAACTTTATCCCGGATAACCATCAACTCTTTAACGGGAGGTGGTGGTTCTTCTCCAGCTTTTCCATCAGTCGCAAACCATAGTCCCCAGAGCGGACCCCAATATGAACTTGAACTAATTGGATAAACAAATGGTTGAAGTATTGGGTCAACGCCATAAGAACCATTAAACGACATATACGTTGCTAATTGAAATTGTGCTCCTGCAACTCGAGTCACCCACAGTGAGGTTGCTACTGGTCTAGGAATAACTTGAATACCAATATCTCGCCAGTATTCTTTAACCATATCCTGAACTTCCATATTTAAAAACCAACTTGCGAAAACATCATTAATCAAAAATAATCGTTTCCCATCCGGTCGAAGCCGATATCCTTCTCGGTCGCGCTTGGTTAACCCAAGTTCATCTAAAATACGGTTAGCCTCCTTCGGATTATACTCAATATCACGATTATTATATTCCGGCATATACCATGGGGTTCCTTTCCCAGGAAAATTTTGAGAAGGATAAAATGTTCCTTTAAAAAATAACTGATTGATTTCGTCTCGATTTATCGCTAACGACAACGCACGTCGAAACTGTTTATTCCAAAAAAGAGTACGTAAAAATTTATCTTGAATATGATAATTAAAAAAAATCGTCGAAAAATTACTTTCCGGAGTTGGAAATAGTTGAATGCGATAGTTCCCCTGTTGTTGATGTTCAACCAGGATCGGATAATTATTCATATCGGCTAATCGACGCTGTTGAACATCAATCTCTCCGGATAATGCACGGAGTAATACCGCATCAGGTGATGGAACAAAATATCGGTCAATTCGGTCAAGATATGGTAGTTGATTGCCAGCTTGGTCAACTTTCCAATAATACGGATTTCGTTCCAAACGGTGAACCGGTGCATCAAGTTTCGTTTTCGATATCCACGCTTCAATTCCCGGTAATTCTGGATTATTAAATTGCGCATTTTTCGCGGAGAAAAATGCGGACCACGTATCGTAATTCTCTTTTTTTCGCATCGCTTCTATTTTCTCTAGCGGAGTATATCGCGGATGAAACTGTTGTAAATAATGTTTCGGTGCATAGGTTAGATTCCAAACTGAAGCAAGATGCTCGAGGAAAAAACCGTTCGGTTTCGGGAACGTCCACCGAACCGTATACACATCAAGTTTTTCAAGTTTACCGATTTTCCCATCAACTTTCAACCACGATGGCGGAATCGGGGTTAATTCCTTATTTAAAGCGATATCTTCATACCAAAATAATAAATCGTCTGCCGTAAACGGTTTGCCATCGCTCCACTTGATTCCCTTCCGTAAATAAAGTACCAGTTGCGTTATATCTTTATTCCATTGCCAGGCGCGAACGATATTCGGCTTTATACAGGTAAATGAAGTATCATAAACCACTAGTGGTTCGCGAATAATTCGAAGACAATCAGCTAGGTCTATCACGCCGAGATGCGCTTGTCGCCAGATTCCGCCGTAGTGTCCGATTTCTTTAACCGTGACAATAAACGGTTCTTCTGGTAACCTTTCTCGAATTGGGGGAAGTTTCTTTTCTTGAACTAATTTCCGGAATTCTGCACATTCTTTATACTCCATACTTCTAGCCGGAATTCCATTCGTCGAAAATAATAAAACCACAATGAAAATATAGGTTAGACGAAAAACGATACACATAGTGGTTACTCTATGGAAAAGGAGGATAACTCGACTGCAACCGGCCGAACGGGACTATATATTTGGATTTCATCTATCATAACCCACGTATTATTCCTCGTGAGCGTTATTCTGACATACTTCGCATAGCAGGGACTAAACGTTACTAACATATCTCCGCTGATTGCATTTCCTGATTCAGTCGGTCGCACGCTGGTTGTTCCAACATGCTGCCAATTGGTACTATCAGTTGAAACTTCTACTTTCATACTTGCAGGAAAACTAATACCACTATAGTTCCCACCTAAAAAATGGCCGTATACTTTTTGGACTAATTGCGTTGACTGCAAATTGAAAGTGATTACCGGATTAACATTCTGAAATCCAACAACCCGTAATGTGGTAGTAGTATCCGGTAAATATCGGAAATCATTGAGTTTGGTAAAACTGATATCCGGATAATTTGCATCCGGTGAAGGAGAATATGCATATGGTTTTCCTATGGAAAGGAGCGTTGGATATCTTTCTTTGATAAAATGATATATATTATCATAAGCATCACGCGCATACGGAGCACTATCATAACTAGAAAAACAGAACCGTTTAATCGAATCAACATTCTGATAATATCCTAAAAGACAATCTCCTATATATGCTTCTCGGTCGAAATTACCATAATCTAAATACGTACGTAAATTTATCCCATCGGTAAGCGGACGATTATCTAATTCAATTTCTATTCCCATGGTATATGTTCTTGCTCGTTGCGCAGCAGTAGATAATCTATTGGGGTCAGGACTACCAGTACGAAACATCCAAGCATAGTTCGGTTGATATATTACACCATCAAATCTATAGGAAGTCCAAGTAGACCATCCAGTGGCACTATAGTAAGGTATCCAAAGAAATTTCATTCCACGCTTATGTACTTCATCTGCAATTTGTCTAACCAAACTTGCATCACTACCACTTTCAACCATCCAATATAATGCGACCCAATCTAGATTCGAGTAATTCGCTGTGGACCATCGGGAAAACAATTCGTTCAAATACCATTTAACTACTTTCAATCGCACAGAATCTGTAGATAGATTTTCAGTTAATCCATCACCATCAACATCTCCAAAATTGGACACCCCGGGATTCGGGTATGGAATCATCATTACAATTTTCATCTTGTATGAGGTTGATAGATTTAAGGTGGTTTTAACTTCGCCGACAACTTGATTCAGCATAGATAACTGCATATCCGGATGATGAATAGTATCAATGAATGAAAGCCAATCAACTTTATTCGTTGACCCCGTTGCATAATTTTGACCGGAAGGAGAACCACTGAGAGCTAAATACAACGCCGCATCAAACATCGTATCTAAAACCCATTTCGTTGTTGCTTCTAGATAAGCAACATAAGGAAGATAATCGTTTCGATTGCTCCAGCTGAGATTGTTAATCGCTCTTCCAATATTTTTCGGTGCCTGCCACATGCCGCCGGAATTAATTGAATAAAAAATATCATAAATCGAATCCTGCCATAAATAGGGTCCTTTATCAGAATAGTATAATATATTCCCATCGCTAGATATACATGGCCAACTCACCCCCCAACTCGTTGAGGTAGTCGCCGGAGATATGGTTCCGACTTGTGATACCGATGCGGTTGACCATGGCTGAGTCGTACTCGAACGTACCGCGCGATATATGTTCCAAGTATCACTCCCATGAATCCGGATATCTGTTCGATTCGACGCAACGTACATAGTTAGTTCATCTGCCGTAACACTAACGCCGGATTGTTCACTTGCAGTAGAATTAATCGGGGAACCAATATTAACCGGAGCAGTCCATTTTCCATTCACATCTTTTTTTGAATACCAGATATCGTATCCGCCATAGCCCCCAGACCGGGAAGAACAGAAATATAATGTCTGGTTATCTCGGGATAAAAATACGCCAAAATCATGGCCATCAGTTAGGGTGGTAACATTGATCCCAGGTGCCGCATCATCATTGACCAAATATGGCGAATTCCAACCACCGCTCGCGTTTCGAGTTGCAGTAAAAATTCTCCATCGGCCGGAATCTAGATTATACGGTGGACCGACCGCGCGATTTGATGTGAAATAGATTCGTTGTCCGTCACTAGTTAAACACGGCGATTGCTCCGAAATATCCGGAATATCTAACTCTACCACTTTCCGAGCTGGTTTCCAAATTCCACTGGTTTTTTCACTATACCAAATTTCTTCAGCACCATAATTCCCGTTCACAAAAAAAAGAGTATTACCATCTGCGGATATCCACGGCATCCGACTTCTCGTGCCCGGAGAAGGAGCATTTAAACTGTAAAAAAGGACAAGATGATGTATTCCACCAGCACGACTATCTCCTTCTGGCATATATGCGCTGAATGCAGAATGGGTCAACAGCTGGATAAGAAAAAAAATTGAAATTGATTTAACCGACATACCGAACAGTTTATCGAATTCCCGATAATCAAACATTAATGTCCAATACCAAATTCAGCTCAAACCAGGTCACACTAAACAATGGTTGATACATTGCAACCTCGATATATTACGAAAATGAAATTTCATTGGATACAAGTGGTCATCGCGCGCAAATTAGGAATATATGAATTCAGATTAGTTCTGCTGAAATGGGTTCGATACGTTCAAATTTATTCGTTTCCGAATTGGGTTTTTAAATTGCGCGATATGTTCAACCAAAGGAACAGCGCGATAATAATTAGGGTTAACCCAAATAGGATATCTCCGAAAATGAGCTTACCCAGTCCGAAAAGCACGCAATAAATGAGCGCACATCCGCTTAACCAGTTAATCAAATTTAACGGCAAATTATCCGGCGATTGGATATTCGGTATAGCTTGTTTGACCGGCTTCCACCATCCAGGTGGTTTCACTCTGCGATAAAATTCGATAAGTTTATCTTGTGCAACCGGAGCAGTCAATAGGGTTACTACCCCCCAAACGAATGTAGTGCCAATAACGGTAGTTAACGTCATGAGAACAAATTGGTATGGTACATCAACCTTCCATCCTAAGCCAAATTGGAGTGAAACGGAAATAATAAAAGCTGCTAGCATAGCTGAAATTTCAGACCACGCGTTAATCCGCCACCAGAACCAGCGAAGGATATATACCGACCCGGTTCCCGCGCCGATAGCTATAAGGAATTTCCATGCGCCGGAAATAGTATTCATCAACAGGGTGGTTATAACACTAATTCCGGCAATTACAATGGTTGTAATTCGAGAGAGTAAAACATAATGGTTCTCTGAAGCATTTGGATTGATGAACCGTTTATAGACATCGTTAATGAGATAGGATGCCCCCCAATTGAGATGGGTTGATAACGTTGACATATATGCGGCGAAAAATCCAGCGAGCATCAATCCGCGCAATCCTGCTGGGAGTAAATCATTCATTGCTAGAATGTAGCCGGTTTCTTTATCCGTTAAATTTGGATATAATACCATTGCAACTAATGCGACTAAAATCCAAGGCCAAGGTCGGATGGTATAATGTGCTATATTGAACCATAATGCTGCTAATAGCGAATGCCGTTCATTTTTTGCGGAAAAAATCCGCTGGGCAATATATCCGCCACCACCGGGTTCTGCGCCGGGATACCATGATGCCCACCAGGTCACCGCTAGATATGTAACCAGTGCAGATAATGGCATCCAAGGTGAATCAATATCAGGGAAGAAATTTAACAGATTTTTTCCATTAGGATAGGTGGCTGCTAATGCAGTTTGTAATCCGGCAATACCGCCAACTTTCTCTAATGCAAAAAACATTAACAGCACCGCACCTACCATCGCTAACCAAAATTGAATGAAATCCGTTATAACGATACTCCATAATCCGCCAAGCGCTGAATAAACCAAGGTGATACCTAGACTCAACGCTAATCCTTGAATTGGTGGAATTCCAATGGTATGCTGTAAAATTTTTACCATAGCTAAATTTACCCAACCGATGATAATACAATTGATCGGAATCGCTAGATAAACCGCTTTAAATCCGCGAAGGATACTTGCAGGAGTACCCGAATATCGCGCTTCAACGAATTCTACATCAGTGATAACTTCACTGCGCCGCCATAATCGTGCGAAAACGAATACGGTTAATATTCCGCTGAACACCATATTCCACCAGAGCCAGTTTCCAGCAATCCCATGACTTGCAACCAATCCGGTTACCGCTAATGGTGTATCCGCAGCGAACGTAGTTGCAACCATTGAAGTTCCAGCTAGCCACCAATGCAGATTTCTTCCGGAAACGAAATATTCACCGACATTCTTCCCGCCCTTTTTAGTAAATGAAATACCAACGAGCAAAACGAAAATAAAATATGCAGCGATAATCAGACCATCAAGATATACGAGTTTCATATTCTTGTTCCTATCTTTTCCTTGATTTTCCGAAACTTTTCCAGCGAAAATATGAAATTGTAAACATACTCAAGAGTATCTATACCACCAAAATTAACTCCATATTATTTCACTCTATTGGGATATCGTGGTTAACTTTTTATTTGACAGTCATCTTTTGATTTATGGGATTTACTCAATACCGTTGCTACTTTCCTTATTGCGGTTGCAATATCTTGAACATCCGATTCGCTTATTCCTTCATTCCAACTTATACATAACCAATGCTTGAGCGACCAGAGCGCATTTGGATAATCTTCCGCCCTATACCGACCTGCTCCTTTGTTCGTTCTTTCGCAATCAAATGGACAATGGGTTTTCCCATACGTTTTCTGTTCCTTAATAACGTCATATTCGAAGATTAACTTCGGAATATAACCTAACGTAACCGGGATTCCTTCCGCTGCTAGCGCCTGCTGAAACTCCTGACTACTGACACCTAATTCTTGTTCATCTACCGTAAACGAATACATCCAGTAGCTGGGGTTAACGACTTCAAGCATTTTTGGTGGATTGACCCCAGGAATATTACGAATCAGACTAGTTAGTTGTTCTGCTGTTTTCCGCCGGGTAGCAACGATAGCATCCAGTTTATACAACTGCGCTAATCCCACTGCCGCTTGTAATTCGGTCATTCGATAATTCGGTGCTAAAAATAAATGACCGCGACCGGATTTATCTCGCGGCCATCCTTTATCCGAAAATAATTTCGCGCGGTATCCGAGTTGTTCATCATTGCTGATTGTCATTCCGCCATCACCGGTCGTTATTTGTTTCGATTGCTGAAACGAAAAACAACCCATAATACCGAACGTTCCGACTTTTTTCCCTTTATACTCAGCAGCATGCGCCTGACAGCAATCTTCTACTACCCAGAGATGATATTTATCCGCTATCGCTAATATCGCATCCATATCGCACGGCTGACCAAATAAATGCACAGCGATGATTCCTTTTGTCTTTTGCGAGATATATTTTTCAATTGACTGCGGTGAAAGATTACCGGTTAACGGGTCAACATCAGCAAAAATCGGTATCGCATTACATAATAATATAGCGATCACCGTTCCCATATCGGTTATCGGCGTGGTGATAATTTCATCGCCCGGTCCCACCTCTAAAGCACCGAGTGCTATATGAAGTGCAGCGGTTCCTGAACTTGAACTTACTGCGGATTTTATCCCGTAATATTCAGCAAAGGCTCGTTCAAATTGGGTGACAAATTTTCCACCGACTCCAAACAAATGACCACTTTCAAGAACTTCCATCACAAACTGTTTTTCTTCTTCTCCGATCCACCGGCCGGATTGATCGTTTACCGTTGGAAAAGGTTTTATTCTCACTTTTTCTCCACCATTAATTGCCAATCGTTCTAATGTATCCATGGGAACTGTTTCTCCTTAATTTGCACTTCTCTACAGAGATATCTCGGTTTGCACTATTAACTTCATAGTACCGATGTTAACCATTATGAGAGTTCTCGCGATACATCCATATATATCTGTACAAAATTGATAGCCAAGTATCGACCTAACTCTCGACGAATTATTCTTATTTTTTAACCACAACTGCGGTTGAAATAACCCGAGGGAAACCATCTGATGGTCGATTAACAACCTCTCCATTATACCATAAGGTTGAAGACCCTCCACCATCGAAATTAAGCGCAGCATAACAATCTAAATCTAACATAATTTCAGCAAGTTCCCTCAATGTTGCACCAATACTATACCGTTTATTACCTGGTCTTTCAATATTTCGGTCGTCATCAACCGTCAATAAAATCAGTTGATGCTTGGTGGTTATTCCGATTGCAGACCGGGGCGCACGCGATTTCTCATCGGTAACCGTATGGGTAAATCGTGTTGGTGCCCATAGTTTTGCACGAAACTCTTCCCTAGGCGGTTCCTGTTCAAAAAAATAGGCAGGTATAAGTCTTCCTTGGTCAACCAGCTGTGGTCCAGCAGCAATTCCATGTAACATTGTCCCGAATCTTCTCGGTAATTTTAAGGTATATTCTACTTTCCGACTGACGGATAATCCGGCAAGAATCTGGTCTAATTCCGGACTATTTTTATCGTATGAAAGAACAAATCCATTTTGTGGTATGGTCGTTCCCGGTTCTTCATTGAGTTCAACAACTTCTTGTTCGGTTATGACTAATTCCGTTTTATTCGCATCATTCGGGGTGGTGGTACCATACGTTCGTGTATAGATGGTTGCTGAGCGAATGTTACAATTATTAATTTTAATTTCGATATCTTTCATCGAAACCCGATGGATAAATACTTCCCCTCGAGTATTAATTAAGAGACAACTACGAGTAAATGTTGGCGGAATCAGAATAGTGCCGTCTATCATTAAGAATCCAACCGGATCATTCATAACACCATGGATACTATCCAATTCTTCCGGCATATTCAAAAAATAGCCGGCATTAATCCCAGCATTAGCCTTAGCTGTTTCACAAAGTTCCGGTAGCGTGGCAAAACTGTTTGTATATCCAATAGGCATTAAGGTAGGAATAACCGGAAACCAACCATCGTTATATAACGCCAACTGATTTTCTTTGAACTCTTCAGAAAATTTAAATGGAGTCGCGGTTCGTGGTATTGAATAATACAATCTACGCTGATTGCTCACCTGCATTACTATCTGTCGTTCGCATTCATCTTTAACCGGGGCAACCTCGAACCAGCGTCGATATCCCTTATGCATCCAGAGTCGTTTTTCCTGAACCAAATTGGTTATAACGATAAATTCTATTGCATCAAAGGATAAAATGGTTTTCCCTCTGATGGATAACGGTTTCCAGATATTAGGCACTCCTTTATTGCGACTGATAATTAATACTGTATCATTCGTTTCTTCGCCCCGGATACCGTTCAAGCTAACATTTTTAATTCGTCGGAATGCAGCGGCAATTTGTTCCATTTTTTTAAGGGTGTTCGGAACATTAGCTATGACCGGGAATATCGAAATTTCTTTCTGAATGAGTTTTTTTAGGTCTAATGTAATCCAGTGGATTACTACCGGACCCGCAAGTGATTGAATAGTTTTCTGCGCTAATTTCATGTACTCAACTTAATCGTACCGTTAAGGTTATGGAAACGATTTGTTTTATCGATTGCGTTCCGCGGCTATGGTTAAATACTCAATCGGCTACCGATGATGAATCCTGATACATAACTGGATATTATTTAACGTATTTACTGCACGAATCCACTCATTTAACGATTGATTAGAAGCAAACTAAACCTGCACCCGAAACAGAAATACACCGTTCTGCTCCTAATGGCAACGCCCGCGGGGTATAATATTCTTGCTGTAATACGTTCAATACTCGGTCAACTTGGTTCTTTTCCACAAGGACAAGAACACAGCCACCCAGCCCAGCTCCGGTTAATCCAGCGCCAACCACACCTGGGATACGTCGCGCGATATCAACCAATAAATCTAACTCCGCACAACTACACCGGTATCCACCGCTCTGCCGATAGAGTTGCGCTCGTTCTATCCGTTCGGGTTCGTTACTTTCCAAATCGGAGATGAGCTGTTCCAACTGCGCTACAGTAGTATGATTATTGTACGGTCGACAATTCTTTTCAGAATCGTATTCGACTACACGGTCACCGTCATGGGAAATACTCATTAATTTCCCAAATCCCACCATATCATTGTTCGCTAAAAAATCTACACAAATTTTCCCACGTTCACATTCAGCTAACCCAAATAATATGATATCTCGAACCCGATATCCGGTTGCCGGTTCATCGTGCGTACAAAATAATTCATCTAAATGCTCTTTGTGTTCCGACAATTGCGCATATGCTTCTGCTCGAGTCATGGTTTCGGGTAGTGATTTAAGCATTCGATAAATTGTTGATTCAGATACACCGAGATGATGCGCATTTATATCCCGGAGATGTTCTAATTTTGCCGCAAACTCCGGATAATTCTTTTTAATGAGCAGAAATCCGAGTTCATACCCCGCGATCCGCGAATTGAACATATCCT
This portion of the bacterium genome encodes:
- a CDS encoding ABC transporter permease, with protein sequence MKSNKDEKIFMASQWQLIRWKFLSHKMAVVASIILLIFYGIAALCEFLSPNDPRKRNIAYLNAPPQGIHFIDTNGKFHFRPFVYPMTMTRDPVTYREKYLINYHQRIPIYFFVRGDEYKLWGLFKCSRHLFGTGIASQPIYLLGTDKAGRCLLSRIFYGSRISLTVGLLGIGISFLLGIIIGGISGYYGGWIDRVIQRIIEFIMGIPSLPLWMGLSAALPPYWSMVKIYFGIIIILSLIGWTSLARVVRGKFMALREEDFVMAARLDGASTLRIIFKYLLPSFYSHIIAVMTLAIPGMILGETALSFIGLGLQSPAISWGVLLKDAQNIPAIAHTPWLLSPAIFVLVVVLAFNFVGDGLRDAADPYSRV
- a CDS encoding ABC transporter permease — translated: MFRYIVRRIVLMVPTLLAISMVSFAVIELPPGDFVTSYVAQLASLGEQVNDDVVAALRERYGLGEPLYVRYAKWFIGILHGDLGQSLLYNKPVSKIILERLPWSVTITVCAFCFVWLIGLPIGVFSATHQYSIRDYIFTFLGFIGISIPGFVLAIILLWLYFINTGKVAIGLFSPEYVSAPWSLAKFIDLLKHLWLPAIILGLHGTAGLIRTIRANLLDELQKPYVMVARAKGLSERKLLYKYPFRIAINPAISTIGWILPALVGGELLISLVLGLPTLAPIMLEALMNQDMFLAGSIVMVLSSLTVIGTLISDLLLAWVDPRIRESV
- a CDS encoding ABC transporter substrate-binding protein encodes the protein MEYKECAEFRKLVQEKKLPPIRERLPEEPFIVTVKEIGHYGGIWRQAHLGVIDLADCLRIIREPLVVYDTSFTCIKPNIVRAWQWNKDITQLVLYLRKGIKWSDGKPFTADDLLFWYEDIALNKELTPIPPSWLKVDGKIGKLEKLDVYTVRWTFPKPNGFFLEHLASVWNLTYAPKHYLQQFHPRYTPLEKIEAMRKKENYDTWSAFFSAKNAQFNNPELPGIEAWISKTKLDAPVHRLERNPYYWKVDQAGNQLPYLDRIDRYFVPSPDAVLLRALSGEIDVQQRRLADMNNYPILVEHQQQGNYRIQLFPTPESNFSTIFFNYHIQDKFLRTLFWNKQFRRALSLAINRDEINQLFFKGTFYPSQNFPGKGTPWYMPEYNNRDIEYNPKEANRILDELGLTKRDREGYRLRPDGKRLFLINDVFASWFLNMEVQDMVKEYWRDIGIQVIPRPVATSLWVTRVAGAQFQLATYMSFNGSYGVDPILQPFVYPISSSSYWGPLWGLWFATDGKAGEEPPPPVKELMVIRDKVRAEPNMDKRIALNKLAFKIRAENLWDIGIVNEPPLSTGRFLVIHNTMRNVPETGLYDGNFIYYHPASWFKINQLKN
- a CDS encoding DUF4855 domain-containing protein, giving the protein MFDYREFDKLFGMSVKSISIFFLIQLLTHSAFSAYMPEGDSRAGGIHHLVLFYSLNAPSPGTRSRMPWISADGNTLFFVNGNYGAEEIWYSEKTSGIWKPARKVVELDIPDISEQSPCLTSDGQRIYFTSNRAVGPPYNLDSGRWRIFTATRNASGGWNSPYLVNDDAAPGINVTTLTDGHDFGVFLSRDNQTLYFCSSRSGGYGGYDIWYSKKDVNGKWTAPVNIGSPINSTASEQSGVSVTADELTMYVASNRTDIRIHGSDTWNIYRAVRSSTTQPWSTASVSQVGTISPATTSTSWGVSWPCISSDGNILYYSDKGPYLWQDSIYDIFYSINSGGMWQAPKNIGRAINNLSWSNRNDYLPYVAYLEATTKWVLDTMFDAALYLALSGSPSGQNYATGSTNKVDWLSFIDTIHHPDMQLSMLNQVVGEVKTTLNLSTSYKMKIVMMIPYPNPGVSNFGDVDGDGLTENLSTDSVRLKVVKWYLNELFSRWSTANYSNLDWVALYWMVESGSDASLVRQIADEVHKRGMKFLWIPYYSATGWSTWTSYRFDGVIYQPNYAWMFRTGSPDPNRLSTAAQRARTYTMGIEIELDNRPLTDGINLRTYLDYGNFDREAYIGDCLLGYYQNVDSIKRFCFSSYDSAPYARDAYDNIYHFIKERYPTLLSIGKPYAYSPSPDANYPDISFTKLNDFRYLPDTTTTLRVVGFQNVNPVITFNLQSTQLVQKVYGHFLGGNYSGISFPASMKVEVSTDSTNWQHVGTTSVRPTESGNAISGDMLVTFSPCYAKYVRITLTRNNTWVMIDEIQIYSPVRPVAVELSSFSIE
- a CDS encoding Na+:solute symporter; amino-acid sequence: MKLVYLDGLIIAAYFIFVLLVGISFTKKGGKNVGEYFVSGRNLHWWLAGTSMVATTFAADTPLAVTGLVASHGIAGNWLWWNMVFSGILTVFVFARLWRRSEVITDVEFVEARYSGTPASILRGFKAVYLAIPINCIIIGWVNLAMVKILQHTIGIPPIQGLALSLGITLVYSALGGLWSIVITDFIQFWLAMVGAVLLMFFALEKVGGIAGLQTALAATYPNGKNLLNFFPDIDSPWMPLSALVTYLAVTWWASWYPGAEPGGGGYIAQRIFSAKNERHSLLAALWFNIAHYTIRPWPWILVALVAMVLYPNLTDKETGYILAMNDLLPAGLRGLMLAGFFAAYMSTLSTHLNWGASYLINDVYKRFINPNASENHYVLLSRITTIVIAGISVITTLLMNTISGAWKFLIAIGAGTGSVYILRWFWWRINAWSEISAMLAAFIISVSLQFGLGWKVDVPYQFVLMTLTTVIGTTFVWGVVTLLTAPVAQDKLIEFYRRVKPPGWWKPVKQAIPNIQSPDNLPLNLINWLSGCALIYCVLFGLGKLIFGDILFGLTLIIIALFLWLNISRNLKTQFGNE
- a CDS encoding DegT/DnrJ/EryC1/StrS family aminotransferase, encoding MDTLERLAINGGEKVRIKPFPTVNDQSGRWIGEEEKQFVMEVLESGHLFGVGGKFVTQFERAFAEYYGIKSAVSSSSGTAALHIALGALEVGPGDEIITTPITDMGTVIAILLCNAIPIFADVDPLTGNLSPQSIEKYISQKTKGIIAVHLFGQPCDMDAILAIADKYHLWVVEDCCQAHAAEYKGKKVGTFGIMGCFSFQQSKQITTGDGGMTISNDEQLGYRAKLFSDKGWPRDKSGRGHLFLAPNYRMTELQAAVGLAQLYKLDAIVATRRKTAEQLTSLIRNIPGVNPPKMLEVVNPSYWMYSFTVDEQELGVSSQEFQQALAAEGIPVTLGYIPKLIFEYDVIKEQKTYGKTHCPFDCERTNKGAGRYRAEDYPNALWSLKHWLCISWNEGISESDVQDIATAIRKVATVLSKSHKSKDDCQIKS